The Nerophis ophidion isolate RoL-2023_Sa linkage group LG05, RoL_Noph_v1.0, whole genome shotgun sequence genomic interval taaatagaatacttcttaccattaatgcgacttctttgaacaggtgcagtagaaaccggatgaatggattaaaatgcattagaatgatttatattttaaacgttatttttgacactgtaattattcattacttaccgtgttaaacaatgtcagctaagatttatctgagagccaggtgcagtcatcaaaagagccacatctggctcgagagccataggtttcctacccctggtcCAGCGCTTTACATACCTTTCAGCTGtgcctttgttgttgtttttttttactgttatttgcacaaaacccaaaagtagtgaagttggcacattgtgtaattcattaaaaaaaagagaatagaatgatttggaaatcattttcatcttgtattcatttgaatagactgcaaatacaagatatttaatgttcacattgagaatgtttttattttttttgcaaataatcatgaacttagaatttaatgggagCAACACTTTGCTAAAAAGtagtcacaggggcatttttaccaccgttgttacatggcctttcctttgggTGTGTTTGATaattggcttttgctttgcatagtagagttttaacttgcatttacagatgtagcgaccaactgtagttactgacagtggttttctgaagtgttcctgagccatgtggtggtatcctttacacaccgatgtcgctctTTGATGCAGTAAGGCCTGACGGAttaatggtccgtaatatcatggcttacgtgcagtgatttctccagattttctgaaccatttgatgatattatggagcgtagatggtgaaatccctgaattccttgcagcagcttgttgagaaatgttgttcttaaactgttcgacaatttgcttaggcgtttgttgacaaagttgaccctcgccccgtccttgtttgtgaatgagtgagcatttcatggaagctgcttttatagccaatcatggcacccacctgttcccaattagcctgttcacctgtgggatgttccaaataagtatttgatgagcattcctcaactttctcactcttttttgctacttgtggcagcttttttgaaacatgttgcaggcatcaaattccaaaagagcaaatatttgcaaaaaataacaaagtttctcagtgtgaacatgaaatatcttgtctttgcactctattcaattgaatataagttgaaaaggatttgcaaatcattgtattctctttttatttaccctttacacaatgtgacaacttcactgcttttgaatAGAATAAGAATGAatggatctttattgtcattgtacattgtacaacaaaattTTAAGcaaaaacattcataataacacataaaaacataagaacatagataaaaatacataaaaataccaagcacacagctcacatgcacagtcattgttgtcttgtgttcagcgacactattgctctcgggtaaaaagtgttcttaaatctATTTGTCCGGGATTTTATTGTCCCGTATCTCCTGCCCGAGGGCAGCAgtttttgaggcacctggcactgtacagttcattggggtttgtatgtttactgctaaatgctaaacaaaaaaaacctagTCCAACCATATGTAAAGCAAGAACAGTGAGATGACCCAAACCTAAAATGGCTTTTTCTCAGTGAGATATTTATTAGACTTGGTGTCCTTTGCAGGCCTCGGGAGCTGAGCAGAGGCTGAAACAGCTTCAAGAGGAGCTTAAGTGCCAGAGGCAGAATGCTGAGAGCAGTCGCCTGCAGCACCAACAACGCACCAAGGATCTGGAGAAGCAACATCAGAGGGTGAGGACGCTCAATACGTTACGTCTCAAGACGTCGGCTCACATCTTGTGTGTTTTGTGGCATGCCTGCAGGACGTGCTGGAGCTCCAGAAGGAGAAGCAGAGTATGGAAAAGCAGCATCAACAGGAGGTTCATAAATGCAACCAGGAGCTCCAGCAGGCCCGGACGCTTCACAATGCCTTGCAGGCCCAGGCTGACAAagttaatacacacacatacatgcagtgCTTATCATATATAGTGTATCAGGGGTGTCCCAACGGTTAATTTCAACCTGGAGATCAGTTTTGTGTCCCTTTGCATATTTTCCAAAAGTACAAAAAACACATACATtttctctttctttctttagtttatttggaacatgaacaGACTTACATTTCATGATAtctctttacatcatgtccgaaaaggagtaggaagaagcacagcttatttaatcctacccctttcccacttcatcagagcatttacaaatatataaattcatttactgacttttttttataataaaatgacatccgtggatgagtaatacaacagttttgtaatatataatgaagtcagtcattattaacatactgagaagaatatcttattttcaagaAGGTTGAAAGAATTTCTCatcattcttcttctttgtactttgtaagcactttttatttgaacaaacttttaaagtggatcataccagtacattgtttaacttccttacttaatccattccatcatttaattacACATACTGGTATGCTAAAGGTTCTAAGTGTTGTAGGTgcatataaatgttttaaattagattttcctctaaggttatattcctcctctttagtagagaagaattgttgtacattctttggtagcaggttataatttgctttgtacatctttttagctgtttgcaattttaccaaatcatcgaactttaatatttttgactcaataaataaagtgtttgtatgttctctatatccaacattatgtatcagtCTAAATATATATACCaagatgtggatgttttgttcaCATACCATGTATTGACCTAAATTATATTGGCATTtgcatatatcacatacaaaatGTTTCAAAGTTTTCGAAACTTAAATTTTTCTGCATGCAGaggtaaaagtttggacacccctgaacacCAACTACTGCTGTCTTCTGCTGTCTTCTGCTTTTATTCCTCCTCCTCTGTGCCTTCTTTCCCTTTTACGCCTCCTCACTTATCCGTGCCAAAGGTCAATAATCTTATCTTATTTCTTCACCCATGCCTGTGTCATTCCTTTCTGCTCGCCCCCCTTTTCAcgtttgctctctctctctctctctctgtgttttcctTCCACCTTCTGTAATCTCTGCTTGGTCCTTTTCCTCGTCACACTGTCCCCCTCCAGGGGAAAGGTTGAGCAGCAAAGGTAAAGATGGCGACGGAGAATGTATTTGGTATGGAAGTGTGACATTGTCAACTCATAACCGCCATTGTCGTTCTCAGTAACAGAGGTGTGAAGGCATGTCGCTACAACTGCATGACAACAAAATGTGATGTGGttggttttttttggttttccttTTTTACTCGCACATTTCAAGGAATGCTGAGTGATGTCATCATTATTACCTCAGAGCAGAATAATTCAGGTTGAGGGTCGGCGTGAGGGTCTTGCAGTCACTTTGAAGCATTTGACACAGTTAAATTGCCCCAATTTGGTTTTGTTTACTACCAAGCTGCACAATTCTGACTAGAGCCACTAGAAGGAAGCTAATAGTTGTCTTTGCCTGCAAAGTCTGAAGGGGATTTGTTTGATCGGTATCTAACTGGTCCCCTGCTTTTCCAGCAACAGCCATTCTCTGTCTTTTCTGTCCTTATTGTCGTCCTTTTTATTTTGCCTAACAAATTCATCCTTGCCATTCTCAGCTGTCTGTACAGAAGCAGACACTGGATAAAGAGTTGGGGTCTTTAAAAGAGAAAGTCAAGTTCACAGAGAGACAGCTGCAGGAGAGTCAGAAAAAAGAAGCAGAAATCCAAGCCAAACTGAAGGTAAAAGAGTAATGCTTACCCAAACTGGTCTAGCTGCATCAATAATGCATTGACTGGACAGAAGGAACTTTGTAAATGTTTAAAGAGTGTGCTAATGTACCATATGTCTGCCTGTCTAACAGCTAAATAAAGTGTACATTAAATAGATAATAGCAGCTGCCTAATGATAATGTTCTTTAATTGTTTCTATCCAGCGAGCAAATTTAGAATAACTAATCAAATCCTTTTCGGGGAAACGAGAGCTTACTTCAGTGCTTTTAATTCCCTCTGTTTATACTGGGCTCCATTAGGAAGCGATGCATAATGCGGAGGGCGTGGCGGCGAGTCTCCAGCAGAGCAAGAAGAAAGTGCGAACCTTGGAGGAAGAGGCCAGCCGACTGGCAGAGGAGCGAGCTGGTGCCCTTCGCCTTCTCAAAGAACTGCAAGGTGCATTAAGTCATTTACCATACGGGGAGGCGAAAACTGGCCTAttctgccacctgctggtctctggggcatttaaatacatttactgTAATGTGAAACGATGAATATATACGTTCATAAGTAGTAGTATGAAAAATATTGTCAGGGCACGGCCCTTCCTTTTAAAGGATCATTGGGTTTGGGTCCAGCACCAAGCACTCGAACGAGATCGGACCCATCTTAGTCTGTGAGCGTAAAGTGATGAAGCCTTCCTAGACCAACTGAACAATCCACTTGCCACCTTGATGAACTAGATTATCCCAAAGCATGAACATAAACATTATTGATGCAGAATGAatgaatatacaatatttttttatcaacattCTTTAATTTTCCACcaattaaatgaagtgacaagtCAGAGGAGGTATCAAATGTTTGTGGGTTACAGATAAAATTGTCATTTtaagtagcagtagagtggaaaaaaaatcttttttttttccattgtatctattaaaccatatccaatccGCAATTtatgtgaaaatactgtctaAACAACACAAactgccacaaattcagtcagccattttgaatattccgctccgaaCGTCTTTGGTGATTTCCGTAGATTGGCATCACTggagtaacacttctgcactctgaccgtATTATTAGATCAGCTATACTGGAAATACACAAACATTAGACGGATGTGCGGTCTATTATTCACAATACTTATATAAGAGATGAACACAGATGTTGTTTTGTTATACATTTTAAGTCgtaaatagataaatacataaaaagtccgctaacaatgtagtcaatgggggctctctattttgcccacaaaaccctctaaataatCATCCAAACCAGGCCAATAATACTCTATATACATaacattaaccaaatattagcaatgtTGTTATTTTAAGTACTTTCAAAGACAGTTTTTATCGCGGCGCAATGATGCAGATTGTTAAGTCGCCCTCGGCTGCTTTACAGTGAGCTGGCCGCGATGTCCTGCTGCTCCCGCATCATCGCGTCTCGGCTCgtcaaagttattctagattataaacaATGCCTCTAATCTGGACATTAGGAGGATTTAGCAATACATCTacaagttgttcatctgtgacattcaattcaATTTATACCAAAACACAAATAACCAAAGACAGTCTGCAGACTTTAATTGTCAACACTTTGTGTGGATCATGGTTAATTCTTCATCTTAATGGGAGGATATGTTAGTTggttataggttgattggcaacactaaattggccctagtgggaatgttgtctgtctatctgttttggccctgtgatgaggtggcgacttgtccagggtgtgccccgccttccgcccgattatagctgagataggcaccagcaccccccgcaaccccaaagggaataagcggtagaaaatggatggatggatggatggacaaataacCAAAGACAGTCTGCAAGGAGACTTTAATTGTCAACACTTTGTGTGGATCATGGTTAATTCTTCATCTTAATGGGAAGATATGGATATTTTATCAGTTGTCATCAcagtaagagcagacatacagTAAGCtatcattttattatgtttgtaattTGGTATTCTTGTTTAGCTTTTGGcattactgctacatgatgctcagtgtttcactaaagctggatctgtttaacAACTTCTTAAACTTGTAGCCCATCCTCCTTAGATTCACGATCAACAACAAAAGATTCTGTAccatatttttttcccaaagtaattgttATTGGCTCTCAGAAAGTCTGCATGATTtatcattattgttgttgttgatgatgaaGTCATCTGTGGTTCCTACCTCTACATCACGGGATGATGTGTCTGGATCCCTCATTAtttctcaaaatggctcgggaatctttgggaaattgatactattttgatcatatctatttgtAAACTTTGGAAGTCTGTCAGTGTCATACATCTAATATTTATGATAATAGCAATAATcttgagcagtgtttttcaaccttttttgagcctaggcacattttttgtgtttgaaaaatccggaggcacaccaccagcagaaatcattaaaaaacgaaacttagttgacagtaaaacgttgttgtcgcaattgttggatacgactttaaagctATAACAAAGCGTGCATCACTATAGctgttgtctcaaagtaggtgtactgtcaccatctgtcatgtcaccccctgacttattagtactgtttttatgttttcctgtgtgtagtgtttagttcttgtcttgcgctcctattttggtggctttttctctttatttggtattttcctatagcagtttcatgtcttccttgaccgCTATACGCCACAACTGCTTTGTTTtatcaatcaagaatatttcagttgtttgtatccttttttatggggacattgttgaatgtgatgtcatgttcggatgtacattgtggacaccgtctctactacgcagtaagtctttgctgtcgcccagcattctgtttttgttttcttcgtagccagtttagttttagtttccttctgcatagtcttccctaagcttcaatgccttttcttaggggcactcaccttttgtttatttttggtttaagcattagacacaattttactTTCACACCGCCTCCCCCTGTTTCTGTTTCTGActactacaaagcaattagctccggctgccacctactcacttacaacacataatttgcagactacaattactggtttgcaaaaaatgtttttaacccaaataggtgaaattagacaatctcccatggcacactcgtgtgccgcggcacagtggttgaaaacactGATCTAGAGGCAATTTGTTTTTCTACTCTACTGGTGCTGTAAAAGGGATCTATGAttattttaatttacatttaaaacaattcccTGTCGTCTAGATAATATTTATTGATAATGCTTTGTGTGTACATTTTTCATAACTTTTGCTGCACAGTCACTTTAATAATCCATTTTCATAGACTGTCTGCAAAATATGCAATTCTGCAGACATTCTCAGATTGCAAAAGtatattttttcttttgaaaATGGACACTGTTTAACTCTATATGGtagcttatgttttttttccagacaaTTAGCTTCCTAAACACaatatagattcacccggtcacaacagtAGGTACACATGCTCAGATCAATGCAgggctgcattaaaaaaaaaaagctgtgttTATCGGTAAGCTTTACTTAATGTCTAAATAAGTGCTTCCACGTTGCGGTGGCTTCAGGACATACCCCATGGAAAAAAATCCAAAACTGAGTGATTTGACGCTTTGGCAGTGTTTAACACAAGTATCCAACAATGTAACATTTGTAAGTCAGAAAAGACGAAATTCATCCTTTAAGATCATTTTGATGATTTCAATATGGACGTATTTTGTGTATTAAATGAATGTTGTACTTTTAGAGCAAAAAGTGACACCTCCACCGGGCTATACACTGACTGTCCAGGCGGCTCCTGTTGGACAGAGCATCTCGTCTCAAGCCTTTTGTCTTCCTTCTCGATCGTCGGCACACACCAAGAGGCCGGTCGCTCCCCGAGTAGAGCAGAGAAAAGGGGAACAAGAAGAGGTGATCCAGGTTGTTGCATCTTACCCCCATGACAGAGAGCCAGGGGAAGGCATAGACTCTGAACATATCATACCAGACTCCGAGTGTTCACACATCGAAAAAGACTATGAGGAGAAGGATTTGTTTACGCTCAACAGGGAGGAAAGTGACAGATTTATTCTTGATTCTCTCACATCCAAACAGTCGATACCCACCGACGACACCCAGAGGGAGAATGCCGTGTTGCGTTCAGAACTGCACGACTTGCGTGCAGAGCTCCAAAAACGACTGGAGGACCTGGAAGCCCAGCGACGGGCTGAAGTGGAGGCCCGGACCCGCCTGAAACAGCTCAGCCGTAAACAGGCCAGCCAAGGTGCAGATAGAGAGGAGCAGGACAAGCAATGGAAGGCTCAGGTGGAGAAAGAGAAGGCCGAGAACGACCGGTTGAGAAAAGTCCTCGTCACCTTGGAGGCAGACATGGAGAGAGAGAAGGAGGATGAGGAAAAAGAGGAGCAGAATGGGAGAAAGCGCGTTCAAGAGGACCGGGAGACGGAAATGATGCAGCTTAACTTCCAGCTGAAGGAGCAGCTTAGTCACCTGAAAGTCCAGCTGGCTTTAGAGCGTAAAGGTAGAGAGCAAGAAAAAGAGGAGGGGACTCAAACCGCTACCAAAGACCGAGAAGGAAAGCGAGAGCTGAGCAAGAAGCTGGAGGAACTTACAGCTGAGCTCGCTGAGCTGAAGTGCATCAGAAAAGAAGAGTCTGAACTCTCTGCCAGCAGCCCCGTGACATATCTGACGCTCCACAATGACCAACTCGACTTCATTGTCCCGGATAACAAACCCTCGTCGCCAGAGCAACACGTCCTCCTCTGCCAGTCCACAAACCAGCGCAACACACTGGTCTCCCAGGCAACGGCGGATCTCATCCAAGAGGAGCGAGCCACAATGAAACCACAGCACTTAGTGCTGTCAGACGAGGTCACTGCAATGAGAGACGGCACTTTGACTCAGTCTGAACTCCAGAGGGGAGAGTCCGTCATCTCTGACCTCAACCGGGAGATTGAGCGACTGAGGAAAGAAAATGTGCAGGAGACAGAGCGTGCTAACCAGTTCCAAATTAAACTGACGGCCCTTCAAAACCAGGTAATCAAACTATGCTACCAAATGAtaagatgctattttttttttaatcatttctaGTTGTTGCAAAGTCTACCAGAACCTCACTTAGCCATATTTAGGACTACTCGATTAACCTTTGCCCTCTTCTGTCAGTTGACCAGTCAAACCCAGCAGCTGACTCAGGGCTTTGAGAAGCAGAGCCAGTACATATCAGGACTTCTGGCTGAACTGCAGGAGAAGGACCACGCCCTCCTCAGCCAAAAAGAGGAACTGCAGCGCTGCAAGCCAGCGCTGGGTGCACTTAAGGATGAAACAACGGGGGATGACACGACGAGGaggagaaagaaagaaaaagtctGTCTGATGGACCATGAAGGCCGAACAGAAGTTGCCCTCGACTCTGTGGATTCTTTAGTGCGGCAGACAAATCCTCCAACAGGCAATGTCATCACTTCCAGCCTTCTCACCAACTCTGATCACCAGAAAGATGTGGCAGTGACACAAGTGAATTACTTTGTATGCTCAGAGAAGACTGAAGATCGCCAGGGTTCCAGTATTAAAGCTGTGTGTGGTCAAGAAGGACAAGCGCAAGTAATTGCACCACATCTCTCCCTCCAACTTGAGAATGAACTTCTCAAGCAACGTACTGAGACGCGAATCCTCTCAGACACAACCAACTTGGAATCAAGTGACACTCTGTCTCGCTCAATACTGCCCAGTGCATCACAGGACATCACATCGGAGACGAGAAGAACGGAATATGAGGTCAAAGATTTCGAGGGGGAGGAACAACGAGATGGCGCCTCAAAGGGCCTCATCAGCCACCTGCAGCAACAGGTAGTTATTATTGGACTGGATTTTAACTTGTCCAGAGATGAAGATTTAAGTCAGTGTTCTTCTATTTCTTTCCAGGTGGTGGCGCAGCAGAGGAGGCTTCAGGAACTCTCTGTGATGGCCCAGCAGCAGGCTGAAGAGTTGGCCATCTGGAGATTAGCTTGTCAGCCCAACTCGAGTTCGGATCAGGACCAGCTCCTTCCCAACTCAGGGAACCAGTCCGAAATGCGCCCGAGTCACATGACTCATACGGACAACAGCCTGGCGCTGGTCATCAGAGAGGATGAGGTGTTGCTCTCCTGCAGCTCCAACAGGCTGCAAGGCCGCATGCTCTCCACCAGGTACTCTTGTGTTGACAAACTAGTTTTACCTTCAGGGGACAAAGACTGACATTTTTGTCCTCGCAGTCATGTTTTGCTCTTTTTGTTAACTCATTATACATATATTTTCCTTAAGAGGGTTTTTTCATGTTTAGGACTGATGTTTATTGAGAAATTTGagtaaaaaatgtacaaaaaagatGAAATCCAAAATGATTTTGAATGTTCCCTGAGGGTTAATTAGTACACCTGCACAATTGCATGAGATAAattaattttccttttttaaccaggtaaaaactcATTGAGATTAATCATCTATTTTACAATAATAAGTAATAATGAAATACATAAGCTGCATCATTATTACACATAAACCACAGATAATGTCAAGAAGGATAAATGTTTTACACGTCTTACATTGGGTTCCGTTAGATATTTCACGTGTGCCTAATGTTGCAAGTGAGTGTAGAAATGCTGTTATTCATAACCACCTTTTGAAATATGACTGATTTTTGTTGATACCTCAAGCATGCAGCAGAAGATGCCTTCAGAGTTGAGCACCAACCAGCCGCCTGCTGACATCAACAAGGTAAATGTCTTCACACACAAGTATTTTACTATACtatatatatggggacggcgtggcgaatttggtagagtggctgtgctagtaatctgagggttactggttcaatccccaccgtctaccatcctagtcacgtccgttgtgtccttgggcaagacacttcacccttgctcctgatgggtcctggtgagcgccttgcatgtcagctcccaccgtcagtgtgtgaaatagtgtcaaagcgctttgagtacctagaaggttgaaaagcgctaaacaagtaaaacccatttatacactatacatacatatatacaggtgctgttcatattattagaatatcatgaaaaagttgatttatttcagtaattatattcacaacgtgaaacttacatattatatcaattcattacacacatagtgatatatttgaaatgtttatttttttaaattttgatgattagtactgacaattactgaaaatcccaaattcagtatctcagaaaattcgaatattagttacgactagtaccaaaaaatattttttagaaatgtgggccaactgaaaagtatgaacatggaaagtttcagcatgtacggcaatcaatacgtagttgcagctccttttccctgaattgctgcagcaatacggcgtggcatggagtccagcagtctgttgcactcctcaggtgttatgagagcccaggttgctttaatagaggccaacagctcttcagcattgttgggtctggcatctcgcatcttccacttcacaataccccataggttttctatggggttaaggtcaggtgagtttgcaggccaatcaagaacagggataccatggtccttaaaccaggtactggtagatttggcactgtgtgcaggtgccaagtcatgttggaaaatgaaatcttcacctccataaaattggtccgcggcaggcagcataaagtgttctaaaacttcctggtagactggtGCATTGACCCTAGAACTCAGggaacacagtggaccaacaccagcagatgacatggcaccccagaccattaccgattgtggaaatttgacactggacttcaggcaacgtggattctgtgcctctcctgtcttcctccagactctgggaccttgatttccaaaggagatacaaaatttacttttatctgaaaacataactttggtccactcagcagcagtccagtcctatttgtcttgagcccaggcgagaggcttttgacgttgtctcttattcaagagtgtctttacacaaggaatgcgacagctgtagcccatatcttgcatacgtcggtgcgtggtggttcttgaagcactgactccagctgcagtccactctttgtggatctcccccacatttttgaatgggttttgtttgacaatcctctccagggtgcaattatccctcttgcttgtacacttttttctaccacatctttgtcttctcttcgcctctctattaatgtgcttggacacagctctgggaacatccaacctctttggcaatgaccttttgtgtcttgccctccttctttaaagtatcaatggtcatcttttggacagttgtcaagtcagcagtcttccccatgattgtgtgtcatacagaatcagaACGAGAGACCacttaaaggcttttccaggtgttttgagttagttagctaactagagtgtggcaccaggtgtcttcaatatctgaccttttcaccatattataattttctgagatgttgaatttagggttttcattggttgtcagctataatcatctcctttttggcaaaaaacacttgaaatgtatcagtctgtttggaatgaatgtatacattctacaagtttgactttctaaatggaattaatgaaataaatcaactttttcatgatattctaataatatgaccagcacctgtatatactgcagtggttctcaaactttttttgtcatcccccactttggacaagggggagttttcaagccccacctgcccccatcgccacaacagaacgctaatgccaagcttaacattttcaaatttattgaacatcaagtaacattcaagtcagggtttcccacacattcatttatttttggcggctcgccacgaaagaattacagccgccacaaataaaaaatatttttttttttcggcttttgactcgcttgaccgctcataaaagcagtgggactctgtctgtgaatggagcttgtagttacatattatataaatatgtaaatatgatataaatatgtacataaagttttgtaattatattccaactccgcgttcttcttggtcattgccgccgcaagaatataataataaaaaaatgtttttaagtgaaattccctcccgttcctcgcgccccacctgtcatgtctctattccccaacaagtggggcccgccccacactttgagaaacgctgatatactgtatacatacatatatatatatatatatatatatatatatatatatatatatatgtatatatatatatatatatatatatatatatatatatatatatatatatatatatatatatatatatatatatatatatatatatatatatatatatgtatatatatatata includes:
- the si:dkeyp-115e12.6 gene encoding centromere protein F produces the protein MSWAEDDWTVGLSGRSLQKVKELQINQERLSRENKQKQLQLDNIQISYEKQTVKYEEVRGELQAVQRELQGVCDEAKLAVTTSQRLTQELHTKQAQVCSLEGQLDAARTLSNKLTHEVKRLEAELERFQTSSRSADNTPFSTPCWSTSSPWDQHGGRKDDRTGQREEAHSQALHIRQRLQFSDTPPASSPRQPKAHPRSHPSDQSGPFATALAVFPWERDDPRPAARRPSPSSPQTPDILGHSPSQHQASEREQEPKTQTEMTLSRMQHQVSSLEEELSVKAQSLKSLQDEMGRSKKKMAATELSLQKAHNELGAAHTRISQESERASGAEQRLKQLQEELKCQRQNAESSRLQHQQRTKDLEKQHQRDVLELQKEKQSMEKQHQQEVHKCNQELQQARTLHNALQAQADKLSVQKQTLDKELGSLKEKVKFTERQLQESQKKEAEIQAKLKEAMHNAEGVAASLQQSKKKVRTLEEEASRLAEERAGALRLLKELQEQKVTPPPGYTLTVQAAPVGQSISSQAFCLPSRSSAHTKRPVAPRVEQRKGEQEEVIQVVASYPHDREPGEGIDSEHIIPDSECSHIEKDYEEKDLFTLNREESDRFILDSLTSKQSIPTDDTQRENAVLRSELHDLRAELQKRLEDLEAQRRAEVEARTRLKQLSRKQASQGADREEQDKQWKAQVEKEKAENDRLRKVLVTLEADMEREKEDEEKEEQNGRKRVQEDRETEMMQLNFQLKEQLSHLKVQLALERKGREQEKEEGTQTATKDREGKRELSKKLEELTAELAELKCIRKEESELSASSPVTYLTLHNDQLDFIVPDNKPSSPEQHVLLCQSTNQRNTLVSQATADLIQEERATMKPQHLVLSDEVTAMRDGTLTQSELQRGESVISDLNREIERLRKENVQETERANQFQIKLTALQNQLTSQTQQLTQGFEKQSQYISGLLAELQEKDHALLSQKEELQRCKPALGALKDETTGDDTTRRRKKEKVCLMDHEGRTEVALDSVDSLVRQTNPPTGNVITSSLLTNSDHQKDVAVTQVNYFVCSEKTEDRQGSSIKAVCGQEGQAQVIAPHLSLQLENELLKQRTETRILSDTTNLESSDTLSRSILPSASQDITSETRRTEYEVKDFEGEEQRDGASKGLISHLQQQVVAQQRRLQELSVMAQQQAEELAIWRLACQPNSSSDQDQLLPNSGNQSEMRPSHMTHTDNSLALVIREDEVLLSCSSNRLQGRMLSTSMQQKMPSELSTNQPPADINKGSEEESQLSRTHSSLHKRLQTPPVQRSQQHVTKDSAQSSDDGSSSLGAPKDLNMPKDSWTQTEESPRTAALESQCVYTQTQEEDHEASPTVSKVETSEWREPRDQMLFSTSFPIPADPVRLAERIRRNRTQLSAAFDDTEYEPYGLPEVVMKGFADIPTGPSCPYIVRRGLLGTTVVPVTQKEMNPEEETD